AGTTCTATCAGGATCTTGATAAGTTTATAGGAAATATCAAGGTTAGAGCAGTAATCGTGGATCCGAGTGCTGCTTCTTTTATTGCCACAATCAAGAAACACGATAAATTCAGGGTTAAGCCGGCAAAAAATGATGTACTGGAAGGAATCAGAAACGTTGCAACTGCTCTGAATAATATGATGATCTTCTATAACGATTGCTGCATCAATACTTTCCGCGAATTTTACTCGTATATTTGGGATGATAAAGCAGCAGAGCGTGGTGAGGATAAGCCGAGCAAGCAAAATGATCACTGCATGGATGGTGACCGCTATTTTGTGAATACGATTTTGTTCAGAGGACCAGGACTCCAGGTCATGAAGTAAGGGGGAAAAGCGGTGTATAGCGTAATTAGCGATATAATCAAATCCAATAGTTCAAATCCTTGGAGTCTTGAAGAGATTATCCTGCAAGAGATAGTAGACTTTGAAGGTTCGCGGGAAAGGCAATGGATGCTGGTGGGAGATAGATATTACAAAGTTGAAAATGATGTCCTTGATCGTCAAATGATTCGGCATACCGAGCATGGCGATATCGAAGATCCAACCAAAGCAAACAATAAGCTTGCTCATGCCTCAGTCAAGAACTTGATTGATGAGAAAATCGGTTACTTGCTTACAAAGGAATATTCTTTAGAGACAGACAACCAGGCATATCTGGAGAAAATCAAAAATGTACTGGGGAAGTACTTTCAATACACCCTCTCAGGATTGGGATATGAAGCAAGTAACAAGGGCAAAGGATGGCTACAGGTTTATATTAATGAACAAGGTAAGTTTAAAGCAATGATCATCCCTGCTGAGCAATGCGTTCCGATCTGGACAGACAATAGCCATACTGAGCTTCAGGCCATGATTAGATTCTATGTTCAGGAAGTCTTTGAGGGAAAAGTCCGGAGATATATTACAAAAATCGAATATTATACCTCAGCGGATATTAGTTTTTATGTTATAGATGGAGATGCTGTTATTCCGGATGTAGAAGTCAATGAAGGAGGCCCAATCCCTCACTACAAAAAGGGTGAAGAAGGTAAGTCCTGGGGTAAAGTTCCTTTTATTGCCTTCAAAAACAACCGAATTGAGTATCCGGACATTCGTTATATTAAGAGTCTGGCAGATAATTACGATTTTTCCCGGAGTGATGTTGCAAACTTCATCGAAGAAGTCAAAAACCTGATCTATGTATTAAGGGGTTATGGTGGACAAGATCTTAAGGAGTTCATGGATGATCTGAATTATTATAAGGCAATCAAAATTGATGACCCGCAGGACGGCGGGGTCGACACCTTAAACCCGACGATTGATATCAACGCGGCGAAAGAACATTTTGAGCAGTTAAAACGGGATATCAATGAGTTTGGCCAGGGCGTTACGAAAGATTTAGATAAATTCGGCTCAGCTCCGTCCGGGGTTGCACTGAAATTTCTTTATGCTGGATTGGATCTTAAATGCAATCACTTGGAAGTAGAGTTTAAACAAGCTTTTGAGCAGTTACTTTATTTTGTGAATAGTTACCTTTCAGAAGCCGGTCAGGGGATTTTTCAAGATGTTGACGTTCAGTTAATTTTTAACCGAGATATTCAGATCAATGAAACTGAGGCTATTACAAACTGTATGAATTCCGAGAGTATTATTTCCGATGAGACAATTATTGCAAATCATCCTTGGACAACAGATGCACAAGATGAGCTGAAGAAAGTCAAAGCAGAGAAAGCCCAGAAACTAAAAGAGCAGCAGGCTTCTTTTGGTATGCCGGTAAACAGCGAGGGAGCTGGAGACGATGAAGGCTCGAACGAATAGTTATTGGGAGAAACGGGCTACAGAAAGGATGGCAGGATATGAAAAAGGTTCAGAACAGACCATCTCCATAGTCTCTAAGGCTTATGATAAAGCAGTTAAAGATATTGAGAATGAGATTGATAAAATCTTCAGTAAGTTTGCCAAGGACGGTAAACTTACTCCCGATGACGCAAAAGCATTGTTAAACAGAAGAGAAAGTGCTAAGGTGCTTGATGCAATCAGAGGGAATATTAAGGGAATCAAAGATCCGGATATAAAAAGGAAACTCTTAAACCGTCTGAATGCACCTGCCTATAAGGCCAGACTGACAAGACTTCAGGTTTTAAAAGAGCAAGTTTATATTCAGTCAAAAATTATTGCGGACGCTGAGATCCAGGCCAGCTCCCTTGGGTATATTGATACAATAAATGAAGCTTATTACAGAAATCTTTTTGATATCCAAAAAGGGCTTGGACTTGGATTTAATGTTGCCGCAATGCCGGCAAGAACCATTGAGACGATACTTAAAAATCCATGGTCCGGTGAGCATTTCAGTAGTAGAGTATGGAAAAACACTGACGTATTGGCAGAGAAGATCACCGAAGTCGTAACAGCAGGATTTCAGTCAGGTGCTGGGATCCGAAAGATGACCCTGGAACTTGAGAACATGAGTAATCTTGGCAAAATGGCTGCTGCAAGGCTGGTACGGACGGA
The window above is part of the Dehalobacter sp. genome. Proteins encoded here:
- a CDS encoding phage portal protein; translation: MYSVISDIIKSNSSNPWSLEEIILQEIVDFEGSRERQWMLVGDRYYKVENDVLDRQMIRHTEHGDIEDPTKANNKLAHASVKNLIDEKIGYLLTKEYSLETDNQAYLEKIKNVLGKYFQYTLSGLGYEASNKGKGWLQVYINEQGKFKAMIIPAEQCVPIWTDNSHTELQAMIRFYVQEVFEGKVRRYITKIEYYTSADISFYVIDGDAVIPDVEVNEGGPIPHYKKGEEGKSWGKVPFIAFKNNRIEYPDIRYIKSLADNYDFSRSDVANFIEEVKNLIYVLRGYGGQDLKEFMDDLNYYKAIKIDDPQDGGVDTLNPTIDINAAKEHFEQLKRDINEFGQGVTKDLDKFGSAPSGVALKFLYAGLDLKCNHLEVEFKQAFEQLLYFVNSYLSEAGQGIFQDVDVQLIFNRDIQINETEAITNCMNSESIISDETIIANHPWTTDAQDELKKVKAEKAQKLKEQQASFGMPVNSEGAGDDEGSNE